From Vitis vinifera cultivar Pinot Noir 40024 chromosome 14, ASM3070453v1, a single genomic window includes:
- the LOC100254855 gene encoding GDSL esterase/lipase 7, which produces MEMEKVCVRAHAAFFPLLSILLVKLSLLAHGQATAPVTPAMFIFGDSLIDNGNNNFIPTMARANYFPYGIDFGLPTGRFCNGLTVVDYGAHHLGLPLIPPFLSPLSKGKKILRGLNYASAAAGILDETGQHYGGRTPFNGQISQFAITTSQQLPPLLGTPSELTNYLAKSVFLINIGSNDYINNYLLPRRYISSHVYSGEVYADLLINNLSNQLSKLYRLGARKMVLVGIGPLGCIPSQLSMVSSNNGCVDRVNNLVTLFNSRLIQLTSTLNASLPGSFFVYQNIYNIFSNMVRDPSKYGFTVPNSACCGNGRYGGDLTCLPLEQPCKNRDQYIFWDSFHPTQAVNAMIAESCYTESGTECYPISIYQLAKL; this is translated from the exons ATGGAAATGGAGAAAGTGTGTGTGAGAGCCCATGCTGCATTCTTCCCATTACTCTCAATTCTGCTTGTGAAGCTCTCTCTGCTTGCTCATGGTCAAGCCACTGCTCCTGTCACCCCTGCAATGTTCATCTTCGGGGACTCTCTGATCGATAATGGAAATAACAACTTCATCCCCACCATGGCACGCGCAAACTACTTTCCTTACGGGATTGATTTTGGCCTTCCAACTGGGCGGTTCTGCAACGGCCTTACGGTCGTTGATTATGGAG CGCACCATCTTGGGTTGCCGTTGATACCACCCTTTTTGAGTCCACTGTCGAAAGGAAAAAAGATCTTGAGAGGACTCAACTATGCCTCAGCGGCTGCCGGAATTCTAGACGAGACTGGCCAGCATTAT GGAGGAAGGACACCATTCAATGGACAGATATCACAGTTTGCAATCACCACCTCACAGCAACTACCACCACTTTTAGGCACCCCCAGCGAGCTGACAAACTACCTTGCAAAATCAGTTTTCTTGATTAACATCGGCAGCAATGACTATATCAATAACTATCTCCTACCCAGAAGATATATCAGCAGCCACGTCTACAGTGGAGAAGTCTATGCAGATCTCCTCATTAATAACCTATCAAACCAGTTGTCG AAACTTTACAGGTTGGGTGCCAGGAAAATGGTGCTGGTTGGGATTGGTCCACTTGGTTGCATACCTAGTCAACTATCCATGGTAAGCAGCAACAATGGTTGTGTTGACCGGGTCAACAATTTAGTCACTCTGTTCAACAGCCGTCTCATTCAACTGACGAGCACTCTTAATGCAAGCCTCCCAGGATCTTTCTTCGTCTACCAGAACATCTATAATATCTTCTCTAACATGGTCAGAGATCCTTCGAAATATG GGTTTACTGTACCAAACAGTGCCTGTTGTGGGAACGGAAGGTACGGAGGGGATCTAACCTGCCTTCCACTGGAGCAACCATGTAAGAATAGAGATCAGTACATCTTCTGGGATTCTTTCCATCCAACCCAAGCTGTCAATGCCATGATAGCTGAAAGCTGCTACACAGAGTCTGGAACTGAGTGCTATCCTATCAGCATCTACCAGCTGGCAAAACTTTAG
- the LOC100249730 gene encoding F-box/kelch-repeat protein At5g15710 — protein MDGIGGSSESGSGEIGPQLSRNGFYREEESCVKHVSALGGGGSRNTSPLGRVGSRNTSPSRQKVIKTPRGLDEETVTTFGKAVQPDVQMEDNIWAMLPEDLLIEILARVPPFMIFRLRSVCKRWNSILLDSSFLKFHSQVPSHGPCLLTFWKNSQTPQCSVFSLPLKTWYRIPFTFLPSWAFWLVGSSGGLVCFSGLDGLTFKTLVCNPLTQRWQTLPSMHHNQQRQLIMVVDRTDRSFKVIATSDIYGDKSLPTEVYDSKLNSWSLHQIMPAVNLCSSKMAFCDSRLYLETLSPLGLMMYRLDTGYWEHIPAKFPRSLLDGYLVAGTQKRLFLVGRIGLYSTLQSMRIWELDHAKFMWVEMSRMPPKYFRALLRLSAERFECFGQDNLICFTSWNQGKGLLYDVDKKVWSWIAGCALQSYNSQVCFYEPRFDASIY, from the coding sequence ATGGATGGAATTGGCGGATCTTCTGAATCTGGGTCTGGTGAAATCGGTCCCCAGTTGTCGAGAAATGGGTTTTATCGTGAAGAGGAGAGTTGTGTTAAGCATGTCTCTGCTCTTGGGGGCGGTGGGTCGAGGAATACAAGCCCGCTGGGTCGAGTAGGATCGAGGAATACAAGCCCTTCTAGGCAAAAGGTGATTAAGACCCCACGAGGGTTAGATGAGGAGACTGTTACCACATTTGGTAAGGCTGTTCAACCTGATGTTCAAATGGAAGATAATATTTGGGCAATGTTACCTGAGGATTTGTTGATTGAAATATTGGCTAGGGTTCCACCCTTTATGATATTTAGGCTTCGTTCTGTTTGTAAACGCTGGAATTCAATTCTTCTAGATAGTAGTTTTCTTAAATTTCACTCACAAGTCCCATCTCACGGGCCATGTCTTCTCACATTTTGGAAGAACTCACAGACGCCGCAATGCTCGGTTTTTAGCTTGCCATTGAAAACGTGGTATAGAATTCCATTTACGTTTTTACCTTCATGGGCATTTTGGCTGGTTGGTTCTTCAGGGGGTCTTGTTTGCTTTTCAGGGCTTGATGGATTGACCTTCAAAACATTAGTTTGTAACCCCCTTACACAAAGATGGCAGACATTACCAAGTATGCATCATAATCAGCAAAGACAGTTGATCATGGTTGTTGATCGGACAGACCGATCATTCAAAGTAATAGCCACCAGTGATATTTATGGTGACAAGTCATTGCCCACTGAAGTGTATGATTCAAAGCTTAACAGTTGGTCACTTCATCAGATAATGCCTGCTGTTAACCTTTGCTCCTCAAAGATGGCATTTTGTGACTCTAGATTGTATTTGGAAACTCTTTCACCGCTTGGTCTGATGATGTATCGGCTGGATACAGGCTATTGGGAACACATACCGGCTAAGTTTCCGCGGTCTTTGTTGGATGGGTATCTGGTGGCAGGTACACAGAAGAGGCTGTTTCTGGTTGGAAGGATTGGTCTTTATAGCACCCTTCAAAGTATGAGAATTTGGGAGTTGGATCATGCGAAATTTATGTGGGTGGAGATGAGTAGGATGCCCCCGAAGTATTTTCGAGCTCTTTTGCGGTTATCGGCTGAGAGATTTGAGTGTTTTGGGCAGGACAATTTGATTTGCTTTACATCTTGGAACCAAGGGAAGGGCCTTCTTTATGATGTGGATAAGAAAGTTTGGTCTTGGATTGCTGGCTGTGCTCTTCAGTCATATAACAGCCAGGTTTGTTTCTATGAGCCAAGGTTTGATGCTTCCATCTACTGA